The DNA region ataataacatttttcattgCATCGACCGATTTTATACTTTAACGGAATTGCTTTTTTATTAGGTAGTGCCCTTGTTCGGTATTGACAATAccacacattttaatttagcgGTTTTCATACAAtactcttttttaatttaacgtttaatataaaatctattttatgttgagcaatttaaacagtattgtatgttttattaatgcacatgaataataaatgttcatcaaaattattacaattataacaatattttctgaagCACAGCCCACAATATTAATTGGATAAATTAATCTGTAATACCGCCGCTTTTAATTGTGttgtgaaataatatttattaaaatacattaatttaaattcaaatatcgcGGCTCTGTATGCGCCATCTACTAACAAATGGCCAAAGTTAAAATtcctttataaaagttttctgTAATTTAGTTCGTGTTATGTACTTTTATGTAATTCAACTATACACCAATAGATGGCTTATGAAACAGGATACAGGATTTGAACATCATTTTCAAACTAGTGTCATCTACCAACAATTAgtcacattattttttatttgacacaGATTTCACTTTAATATACTtgattaaataagttattatcTGATAGATGTCACTATGGGGCATCATTTTaactcaatttattaaataggaACTTCCTCACAGTATTTCAGCATTATTGAAGGAAGTAgaagagaataaaattaaatatatcaaaattaatgcaaatatatttattgtaaattatgaatatacattataaaatattcaaaatataagatatatgGGAATTCAAAtaagatataatattttaaggcaTATTTCATTTAGTACTTTCCGTCATCCTTTCCAGCAATCCAGTCTTCGATTTCCTGAACGCTAAAAATtccaacatattaattaaaatgttgtaatacaaatttttttaaacttacgTTCTTGGTACTTttgtcaaattaacaactccATCCTTAGTTATGAGTACATCATCCTCAATTCTAACTCCTCCAAAACCTCTAAACCTTTCAATCACTTCTGGTACCAAAAATTTGGACAAATGCTCATTGGATAAAGCCGCATCCAATAACTAaaagaataaacaaataacaaaGCTGTTTGtagattttgattaatatcttagtatatatttatcatgttatatttaatatctgaTTTTAGGGCACTTAAGGCACTTCCCcgtatcaaatttatataaatttggcaTTCCCTGTTTGACTAAAATTATCagataaacatttcaaaataaacatacaACATATGTAACGGAATCGATAGATAATCTTATCTACGTAAATACATAATAGTATGTTTATTTGCTCTATTTTAATGTGAGAGAAAAATCGAGAAGCTTATCAAATAAGGTGtcagataaaataaacatggaaaaatttaacttgagAATGCAAATGTATGGAaggataaatatataatacttacTGGATCGATGAAGTAACAGCCAGGTTCAATGGTCAAAACCATTCTCTCATCCAAAACCCTTGCAGTCCTCAAGCTCTTCAGTCCTGGTTTATCACATCTCTCCGGATGACCGTTCAAATATCCGCCAACATCATGCACATCCAAACCCATGAAATGACCCAAACCGTGTGGCTGGAACGTGGCGGCCAGACCAGCATCCAACATCTCCTGTACATCACCCTTCAGCAACCCTCCTTTTTTCAAAGACTCCAACAAAGTGCGATTAGCCAATACGTGCATGTCCCTCCAAGAAACACCGGGCTTGGCAGCTTTAAACACCGCCAAGTTGGCGGCAAGGACGGCTTCGTAAATCAATTTCTGGTCGTCTGAGAACTTGCCGTTGGCTGGGAACGAGCAAGTTATGTCGGCGGCGTAACCAAAGTAACTTCCTCCCATGTCGAACAAGCTACAACATCAGAACTGTTTaacaaaagcaaataaaaccACTTTTTCACCTACCAAATGTCTCCATCTTTCAATGGGTAGTTATTGGGGGCTCCAGCATGTCCGTAGTGGAGGATGGCTGGATTGACGCCAGTTCCGCAGATGCAGGTGTAGGCGACATGTCTACAACCCCCAACACTGTAGCAGTGGTTCAGGAACTCGGACTCGCACTGGTACTCGTACAAGCCTGGTTTGGCGAAACGCATAACCTTCCTGTGGGCGGCGGAGGAAACCTCCACCACATACTTGATCACTTCTATTTCCAAATCAGTTTTGTACACCCTCAAGTTGGCGATCACATCGAATAAGATGGATTTGTTGATCTTGAAGCTAGGGAGGATTATTGattgtattaaattgataCGGAAGAAGCAATGGACTTACTCTTCGATGCCTTCGAAGGTTGGTTGAGGGAAACTAAAGCCGCTGTCGCTGTTCACGCCAGACTAAAAGTACCTTATGAGTTGGGGGAAACgtttgattgatttttatacTCACTATTACGAGCAGTTCCGTGTCAGATCCTgagatttttttcaaaacagtggaaatcttaaaaatacaaattcggATGTGTTTAaggttcaatttaattattggcaATCAAGATGAAGGttgttttgaattgttttgttttgtagaAGAATGAATAACAAAACATAATCAATTTAGTTAGTCATTTTGACCATCGAAAAGAAAATTAGAGATTAGAACTAGTTTCTTTAAACGTTTACATACGATGCcattgaacaataaaaatagtagGTAACATTGAATGAGATGTATTATTACAGCTAGTAATTCGTTTACCGACATTGAACAATATTTCTGAAGCCCACAAGACCGAagtcattcaattttaatgtgcAAATGCCTTGACATGGCGTGTAAGGTGCAGGCATATATTAATGAGTGCGGAATACGTAGGAAAAAATCCGCAAaccataatatataaattaataattagcaaCTTACTTAGGCTGACATGAATGACGCAATTTTTTGCTTAGTGGGGAGGCGAAACATTTGTGTCCTAATTTCTTTCGAGTTTGCCGTAGGTATTACAAcgcataacattttaatttaataacaaacgcGACTGCATAattgagtaaataaatattcagttgtATGAATTGTGTTTGCAacggtataaaaaaataacgatAATGTCAGTGTTGATTTACGCAATTAACTTGAAAGGTCAATTATTTGTTTCCAATCAAATGTGTATGTGTTATTTATTGCAatgtaatagattttttacgTTTCTCTTGtggtttgttaattttaccaAAATACATTTGACTCATCAAATAATGAAGATACTGTAATCTATAAATTGCAACAACAGACTAATTTTTGTCTTCCAATGAACTTATAATTTACAGCTTTATTATTTGAGGGATTTGATGAAGAAGATCATGTTTAGTTTTAACCTTCATCCAAACAATGATGAACACAATCCATAAATATCAAGGATTTTTCTGCACgttgttgatattttaaaatggtttcCCTTCAATCTACTCATCTATAAATGGTGTAAATTGACTTAACTTCATCAAACAatgatgataattgatagtttcaTCAGGAGAAGATCTTACTAACCAATGatgaagataatttaaaaatgtcaaggATGCTTTTGGgcgtttttgatattttggcTTTACTTTCAATGTGACTCATCCAAAAAATGATGACAATTGACGTAACTTCATCACACtaagataaacaaaataaatgtcaatcTTTAACCTCAGTCGATAAAATATaaccataattattttattactatgatTTTCTTCCATTATGACTCATCAAAGGATTGACGACATCGCCAATTACTAAGCCatacaaattggaaaaaatgaataaatctaACGTTGAACCTCGTATAAGatactgtaatttaaaaattgcaacAAAAATTAGTATTCATATATATTCTGAAGAATGGAGTTGATGAAGAAGATCACGTCAAGTTGTAACCTTCATCTAATCAATGATGAACATAACTATAAACCTACTCATATATGGATATTGATGTAACTTCATCAAACAAAGATAATGAGTAATCTAAAATGGTGATAATTGACAGTTTAAAGAGATGAAGGTCTTGTCTTATCAatcaaagatattttaaatggtttCCTATCAATCATCTACAAGTTGAGAACCTCATCAAATGAAGACGATGACTAATCTAAAATGGTGATAATTGACAGTTTCATCAGATGAAGATCTTGCTAACCAATGATGAACACAATTTAGAAATGCCAAGGATGCTTTATATGTTGATATTTTGGTTTCCCTTTCAATACGACTCATCTAAAAATGTTGACAACTGACGTAATTTCATCAAACGAAGGTGATGGACAAGTTAAAAGTCAACTTTCAAccgta from Aethina tumida isolate Nest 87 chromosome 1, icAetTumi1.1, whole genome shotgun sequence includes:
- the LOC109600793 gene encoding xaa-Pro dipeptidase isoform X1; this translates as MAKSLKHKLAMGPGTLEIKPELFRINRNRLVEDLKTKAPNGIVFLQGGSEIPFYDTDTTYIFRQESYFTWCFGVTEADCYGAIDVNTGESYLFVPRLPESYAIWMGPLHSLEDFSKKYEVSHVYYSDEISTVLKKISGSDTELLVISGVNSDSGFSFPQPTFEGIEDFKINKSILFDVIANLRVYKTDLEIEVIKYVVEVSSAAHRKVMRFAKPGLYEYQCESEFLNHCYSVGGCRHVAYTCICGTGVNPAILHYGHAGAPNNYPLKDGDICLFDMGGSYFGYAADITCSFPANGKFSDDQKLIYEAVLAANLAVFKAAKPGVSWRDMHVLANRTLLESLKKGGLLKGDVQEMLDAGLAATFQPHGLGHFMGLDVHDVGGYLNGHPERCDKPGLKSLRTARVLDERMVLTIEPGCYFIDPLLDAALSNEHLSKFLVPEVIERFRGFGGVRIEDDVLITKDGVVNLTKVPRTVQEIEDWIAGKDDGKY
- the LOC109600793 gene encoding xaa-Pro dipeptidase isoform X2; this translates as MPQLSKLAMGPGTLEIKPELFRINRNRLVEDLKTKAPNGIVFLQGGSEIPFYDTDTTYIFRQESYFTWCFGVTEADCYGAIDVNTGESYLFVPRLPESYAIWMGPLHSLEDFSKKYEVSHVYYSDEISTVLKKISGSDTELLVISGVNSDSGFSFPQPTFEGIEDFKINKSILFDVIANLRVYKTDLEIEVIKYVVEVSSAAHRKVMRFAKPGLYEYQCESEFLNHCYSVGGCRHVAYTCICGTGVNPAILHYGHAGAPNNYPLKDGDICLFDMGGSYFGYAADITCSFPANGKFSDDQKLIYEAVLAANLAVFKAAKPGVSWRDMHVLANRTLLESLKKGGLLKGDVQEMLDAGLAATFQPHGLGHFMGLDVHDVGGYLNGHPERCDKPGLKSLRTARVLDERMVLTIEPGCYFIDPLLDAALSNEHLSKFLVPEVIERFRGFGGVRIEDDVLITKDGVVNLTKVPRTVQEIEDWIAGKDDGKY